In the genome of Microtus ochrogaster isolate Prairie Vole_2 unplaced genomic scaffold, MicOch1.0 UNK40, whole genome shotgun sequence, one region contains:
- the LOC101983118 gene encoding uncharacterized protein LOC101983118 isoform X3, whose protein sequence is MSRYTRGCCPRACPSSTWLSVTAATQPDPVVHHAGGCGPFGCYPACEGHELPQHGATEARVLSTPQLQCRQDTLELHVGSLQQDGSNRCSEQSCSEDSYSLPGPCILTVSALLGHGLDKLKATLEESVLQATGWRCSPSVYSLGDPSSACTTLCSSPCTTLTSARFPECTTVVSLQLAVQGGQGVAGAGAAQD, encoded by the exons ATGTCACGGTACACACGGGGTTGCTGCCCTCGTGCATGCCCGTCATCTACATGGCTTTCTGTCACAGCTGCCACACAGCCTGATCCAGTCGTTCACCACGCTGGAGGATGTGGTCCATTTG GATGTTATCCTGCATGTGAGGGACATGAGCTACCCCAACATGGAGCAACAGAGGCCAGAGTCTTGTCTACACCGCAGCTGCAGTGTAGACAAGACACTCTTGAACTCCATGTTGGAAGTTTACAACAAGATGGATCTAACAGGTGCAGTGAGCAGAGCTGTAGTGAGGATAG CTACAGCCTCCCAGGACCCTGCATCCTGACTGTGTCTGCACTCCTGGGCCATGGGCTAGACAAGCTGAAGGCGACGCTGGAGGAATCTGTTCTGCAGGCTACTGGCTGGCGGTGCTCACCCTCTGTTTACAGCTTGGGAGACCCCAGCTCTG CCTGCACCACCCTCTGCTCATCACCATGCACCACGCTGACATCAGCACGCTTCCCAGAATGCACCACGGTGGTTTCTCTGCAACTGGCAGTACAAGGAGGCCAAGGTGTAGCAGGTGCAGGAGCTGCCCAAGACTGA
- the Plcxd1 gene encoding PI-PLC X domain-containing protein 1, whose protein sequence is MPDGLCVDSAGTLWVACIDGGKVIQVDPQTGFCLRTLDLPVSRVTSCCFGGPDYAELYVTSAADGLSPEQLQREPQAGHVFKGHLACLEMQPMEPSSCVKGEGVVGVSRPPEHRQCHGESLTQGAAVGWDPMDSQPSCSHADWMSQLCPRLWDVPLHHLSIPGSHDTMTYCLSRKSPISRSESRLLHLLGRVAPCIMGPMVFRWSVTQTLDVKQQLDAGVRYLDLRIAHMQGGSEKNLHFEHMIYTTALVEDTLTEISEWLESHPHEVIILACRNFEGMTGDLHEYLIDCIKNIFGDSLCPRGDIPTLRQLWAHGQQVIVSYEDETCVGRHAELWPGIPYWWGNQVKSQALLQYLETMRSCGRPGGLFVAGINLTENLPYVLSHPSGSLEMLTRPNLQLLMAWVRAQQPGPGSGCTNIIAGDFVGSNSFVGEVIGLNQKLR, encoded by the exons ATGCCGGACGGTCTGTGCGTGGACAGCGCAGGGACGCTGTGGGTGGCCTGTATCGATGGCGGCAAGGTCATCCAAGTAGACCCGCAGACAG GCTTCTGTCTGCGCACCCTGGACCTGCCGGTGTCCAGGGTCACTTCCTGCTGCTTCGGGGGCCCCGACTATGCTGAACTGTACGTCACTTCGGCGGCCGATGGGCTGAGCCCTGAGCAGCTGCAGCGGGAGCCCCAGGCGGGACACGTGTTCAAG GGCCACTTAGCCTGTCTTGAAATGCAGCCCATGGAGCCCAGCAGCTGTGTCAAGGGGGAGGGGGTCGTGGGGGTCTCCCGACCGCCAGAGCATAGGCAGTGTCACGGGGAGTCTCTCACCCAAGGGGCAGCTGTCGG CTGGGACCCTATGGATAGCCAGCCGAGCTGCAGCCACGCAGACTGGATGTCACAGTTGTGCCCGCGGCTGTGGGATGTCCCCCTGCACCACCTGTCCATCCCAG GGAGCCATGACACCATGACATACTGCCTGAGCAGGAAGTCCCCAATCTCCAGGTCAGAGTCTCGGCTGCTGCACCTACTGGGGCGGGTCGCGCCCTGCATTATGGGGCCCATGGTGTTCAGATGGTCAGTCACACAG ACTCTGGACGTGAAGCAGCAGCTGGACGCAGGGGTGAGGTACCTGGATCTGAGGATTGCGCACATGCAAGGCGGCTCTGAGAAGAATCTGCACTTTGAACACATGATCTACACCACTGCgttggtggag GACACCCTCACAGAGATCTCCGAGTGGCTGGAGTCGCACCCCCATGAGGTCATCATCCTGGCCTGCAGAAACTTTGAAGGGATGACAGGAGACTTGCATGAGTACCTCATAGACTGCATCAAGAACATCTTCGGGGACTCACTGTGTCCACGCGGG GACATCCCTACGCTGCGGCAGTTGTGGGCACATGGCCAGCAGGTGATTGTGTCCTATGAAGATGAAACCTGTGTGGGTCGCCACGCAGAGCTGTGGCCTGGGATCCCTTACTGGTGGGGAAACCAGGTGAAGTCCCAGGCGCTGCTGCAGTACTTGGAGACCATGAGGAGCTGCGGTCGCCCAG GCGGCCTGTTTGTGGCTGGCATCAATCTCACAGAAAACCTGCCCTATGTCCTCTCGCACCCATCCGGGTCCCTGGAGATGCTGACACGGCCCAACCTTCAGCTCCTCATGGCGTGGGTGCGAGCACAGCAGCCAGGGCCTGGATCAGGCTGCACCAACATCATCGCTGGGGACTTCGTGGGCTCCAACAGCTTTGTGGGTGAAGTCATTGGGCTCAACCAGAAGCTGCGGTGA